Genomic DNA from Nyctibius grandis isolate bNycGra1 chromosome Z, bNycGra1.pri, whole genome shotgun sequence:
CAAATACCAATGAAACATTTACCTCCCAGGAACTAAGGATACAGGTGACTAAAGTTCCTAACAGATAATTActgagggttttgtttttgtgggttttttttttttttttcttatgttgaTCAATTTCTCTGTAACTTCTGCCAAGGAAGGTTTTATGCTTAAATGTGTTACCAAACCAGACTGGGCAAAGTAGCTGTCTTGCTATTGTGTGCAGATTATTATGGAAATAAATTCAATACTGTGGAaagtttggtggggttttttttttcccattttttttaagtaattgagaccatgtatttaaaaataataggatTAGTAAATGTGATTAACAGTTATTAACTGTTGGTGAAAAATACTGCTAATATGTACTGTGTATTTGTAATTGTCTCAGATTTGGTGCAAAATGTTCCTGACctagatttgtttttcatgtgtatCACAATGCTTGTTTTATTATGCAGGTCAAAATTTTACAAAGCATTTCACTTTAACATACAGAAAACATCTGTGTTTATCATCACCTTCTCTTGAAACGCAACTTGTCATAGTTTGGTTATGTGATTCTTGAATGCCTTATGCTTTTCTGTCTAAAACTGAGCACATTAGCAGATAGCTGACACCTTTTTTTCATGCTATAATTCTCATTAGTCAAGATTTGCCTGTTATTATTCTTACTGGTGGATTACTTAGGAATTTTCTGGCCAGTATATGCAAGTACATATATGTATCACTTAGGAGCCTGAGCTTTGTTATTTGACCAAAGAAATGCAACTGTGATCTTGGTCACAACGTCTGCTTTTGTGACTGCAAGTGGAATCTAAGGATCTAAAATTCCACTCACAGCAGACACAGGATTTTTATaaaaaggttttgattttttttcaaggcaaaTCTGGAACAAGAATTCCAAATATTCTTGTAATACTTCAAAGGCGTAGATTTGGCTTTTAAGTCTCCTCCTACAAGGAGTAAAACAATGCCCAtgctattaatttttattaactCATCATCTCTGGATCAGTACTCAAAGGGTGAAACAAATATGACTGCTGGAACAGGCATGATAAGGTCGGACACTAAGAggcaaaaagggagaaaaactgAATTATCTTTTTGCGGGATGTCTCGCAGTTTATCTATGCAGGTTTTTATCCCTTGTTGCATCAAGCATTATCGAGAACTATGTGCAGAACTTTGTCTTCGTAACTGCCCTTGTGAATGTTCTTAAATGTTGGTTGTGAATTGTGGAAGAAAAGCATTCTTGTAGTGATGGGTCCTGTAAAACGGTAACCTGTCTCACAATCTGCAAAGCTTGTATTCCAGTAAAGCTAGGCTCCCAAATTGATGGCGCCAATGTGCTCGTCATGTAGACAGCAAATCTTGACTCAAGATACAAAACTGCTAAGAGTTTGAACAGATGTTTTTCTAGAAGTTCCCAGGGAGCTCAAAACTGGATCAAGCAGTTCAAGTGTTTGGGCATTTCATATGCGTTCCTCCATCAAATCTGCTgccctagaaaaaaaatatttttgtcgTCTTCCTTTCATGTGACTGGAAGTTCTTACGTAATGTAAAACTCCAATAtctacagattttaatttttttttttgaattattttttgagCAACAGCGGTTAGTTTAGGACAGCAGGTCTGAGGACTTGTCATCATGCCAGTACTTCTGAGGGAGGGCAGAGATGACATGTCAGGGACATGGATAACACACACACGGATGTGCTGTTTTATTCCGTGCTTTCTGTCACTCCCCCTTGGCTGCTTCTCGTTCAGCAAGCGGCGCTGTACCCTGTACCTCATCCCAGAGTGTATTGCACTGTCCCTGCTGATTACTGCCATTCACTAGTATGGGCACAACATATAGGTCAATGTCCTTCCCtcacagaaaaatgttacaGCAGTGTTAAGAACAGGCTTCTACTGGTTGTTCCAACACTAAAGGAAGAACAAATACATCAAATGTTACAGGTTGTTTTCTCCTTAGCAACCAAAACCATCTCTGGACATACTTTACTTTTTCTGTACAGCTAGACAAAAGGGAACTATGCTGTTTAATATGTGAAACGGTAAACATTTTTTATGGGCAGTGAAAGGTTCAGGGTATGCTTTTCACAGGACTGAACTGCAAGAACTGTCAACCTGGCTGAACACACAGAAGCCCTACTCAAgctgaaaaatcaatataacttgatttttttctgtactgcaCAGAAATGGTTATTTTACTTTATGCTGATAGTAAAAACTATTGGTATAATACTTCTTggaaaaatggaattttcatgtatttaaatACAGGAGAACCTCAGCACGTCTTTTGGGCTGAATTAACAGACTGTTCTACTAGAACACTCTCCTTACCAGTGTTGCTTGGTTAGCTGATCAAGTGTCAGTGACTACCACGAATTTTGCATGGGTAAAAAAGGGTTTTCAAGATTGCCCTAATGTCTTTATTATTTTGTCCGAGAATTTTTACTCAGCGAAGGAGAATTGACTGAGCTGTTAGGGGTGCTGGCATCTTCAGTGGAGAGGTTTGCAGTTGGGCAGGGAGTGGAGGATAGGGGAAAATGGCCAGAAATCTTCTAGAGGAGAGGCTTTACTGCTCTCTAATCCATGCAAAACTACCCATGAAGCTCAATGACAGGAAAATGCAAAGTGCAAAAAGCAAGTTGTGTTAGTGACTCAGAGGAATTTAAGGCCTATTTTTATCATGGGCAGCTGTGAATGATCTCCAAGGTCCCGTGGCAGTGAATGCTGAGAATGTTTGCTAAATGCCTTGCTGTTTGAGAAACGCTTTTCCCCTTAAGAAAAGAGTGAATTCCATGGACTGCCTACAAGATCTCAATCTGTCATTCCTTAATTGTGCAAGGTATTTTATTATTGTGAGGCACTTTAACAAAAAGGCAGTGATACACAAGGTCACCAAGAATTAATCTTTTGTAATGATTTCTAGAACATTAACGGGTTTGGCCTATCAAGGCTACTGAGAGATGCTTTTAAAAGGTGTAATATGTTTACCCTAGTCTTTCAACTACGTTGCTGAGaacaagaatataaaaatgtctAGAACTCTAAAATAACACTTGAAATTTTATAAGCTATGATTCTaaatgctaaattaaaaaaaaaaaagagaaacaaaaaaaaaaagaaaaatcttatgaAAATACCAGCTGGACAGCAATGTAGTTATGTACATTCTTCTATACATACTTAATTCCCACAGCTGTCAAAAAATAACTCTCAGAAAAAGCTATATATTTTCAATATATAGCTTAAAAAGTAAACTTTGAAACTCATTCTTTAAAGTTCTCTTAATCTATACTTCTTCAGCAAATATAAATCCTCCTCCCATTTCTGTAAATGGTATTTAAAAcgacacctttttttttatcaacaCAGACTGTGCTGTGAGTAAGCCACACTTTGTGGCTGCAACCATGCGTTTTCTTCAAACCAGGTTGAACTCCCTCAGGTTTAATTGTAGGATCGTGTCCTTGACAGCAGCGAAGACGAAACgaatattttctgtgtctgtggCACAGGTGAAGTGGGAATAGATTACTTTCTCCTTGTCTGGATTCTGATCCTGATACAGCTTCAAAATGAAGTCTCTGGCAGCTTTGACATCTTGTTTAGGTCCTAGTCAAAAGCGCAGTTAGTGGTTTTGGACAGTTAAAAGCTATGGGTCAAGAAAGAAACATATGGGCAGTATCTTAACAGGctaatttcatatttaaatgtcAAATCGCATACTCCCTTGTtggcattttctctttcatatgtTAGTGGAGCAAAAGCTGTTACAACACTGCTTTCTAAAACGTATAGAGTATGCTTTCTTCAATGGTAAACCTTACAGGTCAAAGCAATGTTTTATAAAAACTTACGCAACTGAAATTACCCAGCATATATTAATAGTTTGCTACATTATTGTAATATGTCAAAGACCattagagaaattaaattttctaaaaCACACAGAATAAACAGGATTCTCTTTGGCCAAGAGAGGGACGTGTGTTTTATCTGTAGCTATTAAATCTTTACAACTCTTTTCATTGTAGGATTCAACGTGATATATGTCTTGAAGAATATACTACTAGATGAAGTAATGGAATACTAAATCTGTGATTGTTTTCATCATTTGGCGACTTTAAGTATCAGTAACATTTGTTAAGGAAAGTTATTCAGGCTGCTTTTTAACTTCGGACTTTTGTATAGATAACAAATTGTAGTAATAAATGCAAAACTATACTATGGGGTTTTATACTATATAAAGAGTTGGATTAATAGCCATATTCCCCAAGTTCCCCCTCTATCTTGTCTCTTGAGATACAAGATGAAAAAGGTGGTGCTTCTCATAAATAGTGATCATGCCACTCTAATGGTAACAGAATGGCTGCAAGAAATCTCTTAAGACTCTGTCCCCAGTACTCCAGTAAAAAAACCAAAGTTCCAGTGAAACTGAGTAACTTAAGTTTGTCTTTTAAAGGATAGAGTAGAAAAGTATAGATATCAAATGTATGGCATAATTCCACTTTCTGTGTTCAatttaatgaggaaaaagtaACTGGTTTAAATAAGACTTTTAGCTTTGTGAAGATAGTGTGGAATAAATGCTTACCTGTGTATTCTGGAAAGTAACTAATTAGATGGGAATACATGATTTTCTCTTCTAGAagatcttttttatttaaaaacaaaatgactGAAGAATTCAGAAACCAGGGATATGTAATGATAGTTTTAAATAAGGCCTTGCTTTCTTCCATTCGATTCTACAACAACAAAACTTAATATGAAGTTATGCTCTCTAGCCAGTAGCATACACAAATCATATCAGCCAGAGATCATAAAAGtttttttggaaagcttttttaaaaaatattactttcatTAAGCACAATTGCAATGCACTGGTTGATTATTACTCTTCATGTTCTACATCCTTTTATTCACTGTGTTTTGGATCACCACTATGAATGTAACGATGGCATGTGAAATAAAGGTAAGCCTTAATAATAGAAATTATTGTAATTCTTGTAAGAGTTAGTAAGCAGCCATGGACTGCTGCTCTATGAAAGCCTCTTATGAGAGATGAAGCAGGGTGTATCAGGTCAAATATCTGATATTAACATACTGTATCATAGCTAAAGGACAAGGGCATATGTACTCATCTATACTAGTAATAAAGTCTGTCCATTTCAAGAGAGATCTAAGGAACACCACATTGGAGATGATTGCTGTTTGGAGTTCCTGGGGATAAGCTTGTGATGGCAGTCAGtttgttatttatttcctgATGTCCAAAGTGAGCATAACAAAAATGTTCAAGatagtgaaaggaaaaagaaaattacagttaCTGAAGTTATTCATGCATTGAAAGATGACAGGGAACTTTGAACACTCTTAACTACAATAGATGTTGTGACACTTCAGCAAGTGAAGTAGGGTGTGCTTTTCACCATTCGAACAGATCTTGAGAAACTGATCTGTAAGGGCTTTGGGACTTTAGAGTTCAAATGGTATTAAGCATTTTTGAAGGACATTTGAAGGAATCCTCATACTGCAAGATGGAAAGCAACCACTACCAAAAGTAATGCAATTCTACCAATATGCTTTTCCTTAACTGcctactgttttctttttttgcatcctTCACTACAGCATCTGGCTAGTGCTGATGACTGCACTCTAGAACAGGTGGGAGAACTCATCTTATGTTTTCCAACCTTGGGAAATAGGtaaattttatgttattttagtttaattttcctTAAGTAATGCACAGATTAATTCTGAAACATCAGAcgcttaaaaaacaaacaaacaacctaATCACAGATGACTGAGGTAGTTTTACTTGTTTAGAGATATTGCTGATGCTCAAATTCTCAAACATTTGATATGGTTTAagtgatttaaaacatttttaaattgtattttgtcttttaaggTAGAGTTCACTCTTACAGGCAGGCTGCTATTTTGATACAATTTTGGGTCTGCTTCATCAGCTTCTTAATGTAATCCTAGTATTTGCAAATGCTATAATGAAGACATGTGATTGCTGTCTTTCTTAAGAAGCACACATCTTTTTCTGTACCTTATATACCCACACTCCTTACCTCATTGTCACATTCTGCCAAGACTTGATCATATTCACTTAATGCAACTAAGAAAAGCAATGGAtccacttccttctttctgacCTTTGGGCCACCTACATCCACCATCCtgttaaacagaaatacagtcAACATATTAgtcattttcataaatatacTTTAAGTATATCCAAAGGTCTTATAACAGGTCGCCTACCTTAGATAAGCTTGAACTGTGAACAGTGTATCTTAACATTGTatgttctgtttaatatttaaacttGATTCACTTTCTGTAGTGCTACAGCTTTCACTGTTCCTTAGTGTTGTTGTGGGTTAATCCCGGTGGGCAGCTACGCACAATGCAGGCACTCGCTCACTACCCCCCCACACCGTGGTTggacaaggagagagaaaagagagtaaAAGCAAGAAACCCTGGAGGTCgagattcaaa
This window encodes:
- the GNA14 gene encoding LOW QUALITY PROTEIN: guanine nucleotide-binding protein subunit alpha-14 (The sequence of the model RefSeq protein was modified relative to this genomic sequence to represent the inferred CDS: inserted 1 base in 1 codon; deleted 1 base in 1 codon; substituted 1 base at 1 genomic stop codon), translating into MIEVEVDKVTVLGRKQVEAIKKLWEDXGIQECYDRRREYQLSDSAKYYLTDLDRIAMPSFVPTQQDILRVRVPTTGIIEYPFDLENIIFRMVDVGGQRSERRKWIHCFSXVALSEYDQVLAECDNENRMEESKALFKTIITYPWFLNSSVILFLNKKDLLEEKIMYSHLISYFPEYTGPKQDVKAARDFILKLYQDQNPDKEKVIYSHFTCATDTENIRFVFAAVKDTILQLNLREFNLV